Below is a window of Leisingera sp. S132 DNA.
CTGCGTACCGCGGCTTGCGCCGCGCCCGGCTTAACGGAAAATTACGCAGTCTCCACGATACTCCTTCACCGGATGGGTGAAATTGACGCCGGGCGGCCTGCTGCCCGGGCAATGGGGTATGACATGAAAGACGCGCAACGGCGGTATCCGAGGCTGGTTTCCAAGCGGCTGATGCTGATTTCTCCGGCGGACCCGGAGTTTGACGCCCAGGCCGCCTTCCTGGCTCCGGACGCGCCGCGTTTCATCAATGTTGCGGAGGAGGCCGATTCGCTGTGGTGGTCGATTGCCACCATCATCGGCCACTGGCACCTGCACGGCTACGGCCTGTTTGCCGTGGTGGAGCGCAGCACCGGCAGCACCGTCGGCCTGGTCGGCCCCTGGTTCCCCAAGGGATGGCCGGAACCGGAACTGTCCTGGCACCTGATGGAAACCGGCGAGGGCAAGGGCTATGCCAGCGAAGCCGTCCAATGCGTGCTGGACTGGCTGTTCAACGCGGCCGGCTGGAACACCATCGTCTCCTACGTGCCGGAGGAAAACACCGCGTCCATCGCACTGGCCCGCCGCGCCGGCGCCAAGCCGGAACGGCTGGTTTCCTTCCCGCTGCAGCCCGCGCCCGGCCTGCGCTGCTGGCGCCACCTGCCCCCGGGCCGCAGCACCGGCCCGCAGCCTGCACGGGGGCTTCTGCACTGATGCGCCCCGCTGCAGTCATATCCCGGCGCCGCCGCGCCCTTCCGCAGGAAGGAGCGCGCTGATGCCGTTTGACATTCCGGTGATCGAAACCCGCCGCCTGGAGCTGCGCGGCCCCGAAGCGCAGGATTACCCTGACTTCAAGGCCACCTTCAGCTCCTACCGCTCGCGGTTCATGGGCGGGCCTCTCAATCCGTACGAGGCCTGGATGCTCTATGCCGCCGAGATCGGCCACTGGCAGGTGCGCGGCTTCGGCATGTGGATGATCCACGACAAGGCCAGCGGCGAGACCTACGGCATGGCCGGCGGCTGGCAGCCCGCAGGCTGGCCCGAGCGCGAGATTGCCTGGATCATCTGGCCCGGAGCGGCCGGCAAGGGCTACGCGCTGGAGGCCGCCCATGCCGCCCGCCGCCACTTTTATTCGGAACTGGGCTGGGACACGGCGGTCAGCTATATCGACCCCAAGAATCTCGACTCGATCCGGCTCGCGGAACGGCTCGGCGCTGCCAAGGACCATGGTGCCGCCACCATCGACGGCAACGACGCCGTCTACCGCCACCCCGCGCCGGACGCCCTGAAGGACAGCCAGATTGCGCATGGCATCGACATGGAAATCAGCCATTACGCCGATCCGCTCTTCAAGCCGGAGGGCTGGGCCATTGACTGATGCGCGCGCGATTTCCCTCATGCTGCGCTGCGGCGGTGCACAGGTGGTGCACAGCCGGTGCATGCCTGGCACCCCTTCGATGACACCCCGCCCTGCTGCATTGCGGAGAACCCGATGACAACAGATACCCAAGATCCCGTTGCCCGCGCAGCCCAGCTGCTGAAGGGCCACCGCGAAAGCATCGACCGTCTGGATGCGATCCTCGTCTACACTCTGGGCGAGCGGTTCAAGCACACCCAGGCGGTGGGCCGGCTCAAAGCCGAACACGACCTTCCCCCGTCCGATCCCACCCGCGAAGCGGCGCAGATCGCACGGCTCGAAGACCTGGCGGATCAGGCCGATCTGGACCCTGAATTCGCCAAGGCATTCTTGAACTTCATCATCGATGAAGTCATCCGCCACCACAAGAAACACCAAGAATAACAACGAACAACAGGAACAACCGGGGCATACCCCGGACAACGCCATCAAAGGAGATGTACCCATGGCAATGAAAATCCGTTTGGCCCGCGGCGGCTCCAAAAAACGCCCCTTCTACCGCATCGTGGCTGCTGACAGCCGCATGCCGCGCGACGGCCGCTTCATCGAGAAGCTGGGCACCTACAACCCGCTGCTGCCGAAAGACTCGGAAGACCGCGTGAAAATGGACCTGGAGCGCGTGCAGCACTGGCTGGACCAGGGCGCGCAGCCGACCGACCGTATCGCCCGCATGCTGGAAGCCGCAGGCGTCCGCGCCAAGGCCGAGCGCAGCAACCCGAAAAAAGGCACCCCGGGCAAGAAAGCCCAGGAGCGCGCAGAAGAGAAAGCTGCAAAGGCTGCTGAAGCCGCCGAAGCAGCTGCAGACGCGGAATAATTCCGTGGAGCTGCGGGGCGCTTTTCCCGAAGAGTTCCGCAGCCAGCTTGATCTGCTGATGCGGCTCCGGCGCGACGTTCGCCGGTTCCGCAGCGATCCGGTGGAGGAGGCAGTGCTGATGCGCTGCCTCTCTGCCATTCAGCTCGCCCCATCCGTGGGTTTGAGCGAACCCTGGCGCATCCTGCGGGTGGAGAGCGATACCGCCCGCGCCGCTGCGCTGAAGAATTTCGAAGCCGCCAATGCCCAGGCGCTGACCGGGTACTCCGGTAAAAAGGCGGAACGCTATGCGGAACTGAAACTGTCCGGCATGCGTGAAGCTCCGGTGCAGCTGGCGGTCTACTGCGACGACGAGACCGCACAGGGCCACGGCCTGGGTGCTGCCACCATGCCGGAGATGCGCCGCTATTCGGTGGTTACTGCCATCACCCTGTTCTGGCTGGCGCTGCGCGCCGAAGGGCTGGGGCTGGGCTGGGTTTCGGTGCTGGACCCCCAGCAGCTGAACCGCGACCTGAACGCGCCTGAGGGCTGGCAGCTGATCGGCTATTTCTGCATCGGTTACCCGGAACGGCTGTCGGACACGCCGGAACTGGAAGAAACCGGCTGGGAAAGCCGGATGGCGGATCTGCCGCTCGAAACCCGCTGAGACCGCCAATGGGACGGTTGATAAGGCTTGTGTTTTTTGTTGCAGTGGCCTTTACCGCGGGCATCTTCTTTGAACGCAACCACCAAGTGGAACTCTGCGAACAATCCGGCGGCCAATGGCTGCGCGCGGGGTTCTGTGCAAAGGACTGACACCATGAGCGATCTGATCTGCGTAGGCGCCATTTCCGGATCCTTCGGGGTGCGCGGCGAGGTGCGGCTCAAGAGCTTCTGCGCCATCCCCGAGGAGATCGAGGACTATTCGCCGCTCAGCAATGAGGACGGCACCAGGACCTACTCCCTGACCATTACCCGCCCGATCAAGAATGGCTTTGCCGCGCTGCTGGAAGGTGTGGAGACCAAAGAAGACGCCGACGCCATCAAGGGCCTGCGCCTGTTTGCCCGCCGCGATCAGCTGCCGCAGCTGCCGGATGATGAATTCTACCACGCCGACCTGATCGGGCTGCAGGTTTATGACACTGGCGGCGTCCTGCTGGGCACCGTGAAGTCGGTGCAAAACCACGGTGCCGCCGACCTGCTGGAAATCCACGGCCCCGGCCTTAGGGCAACTGTGCTGCTGCCTTTCACCCTGGACGCGGTGCCAACCGTGGATCTGACCCAGGGCCGCATCATCGCCGACCCGCCCGAAGGGCTGTTCTGAGACCGCAGGTCAGCCAGCCTCATCTGCCAGCAGGGCATCAAGTATCTGAACCGACCAAGCAGCGACCATCTGGGTCTTCACACGCTCCTCAGGCGGTTTGGCCCCAAGGCTG
It encodes the following:
- the bluB gene encoding 5,6-dimethylbenzimidazole synthase, producing the protein MRLRRDVRRFRSDPVEEAVLMRCLSAIQLAPSVGLSEPWRILRVESDTARAAALKNFEAANAQALTGYSGKKAERYAELKLSGMREAPVQLAVYCDDETAQGHGLGAATMPEMRRYSVVTAITLFWLALRAEGLGLGWVSVLDPQQLNRDLNAPEGWQLIGYFCIGYPERLSDTPELEETGWESRMADLPLETR
- a CDS encoding GNAT family N-acetyltransferase encodes the protein MGEIDAGRPAARAMGYDMKDAQRRYPRLVSKRLMLISPADPEFDAQAAFLAPDAPRFINVAEEADSLWWSIATIIGHWHLHGYGLFAVVERSTGSTVGLVGPWFPKGWPEPELSWHLMETGEGKGYASEAVQCVLDWLFNAAGWNTIVSYVPEENTASIALARRAGAKPERLVSFPLQPAPGLRCWRHLPPGRSTGPQPARGLLH
- the rimM gene encoding ribosome maturation factor RimM (Essential for efficient processing of 16S rRNA), whose translation is MSDLICVGAISGSFGVRGEVRLKSFCAIPEEIEDYSPLSNEDGTRTYSLTITRPIKNGFAALLEGVETKEDADAIKGLRLFARRDQLPQLPDDEFYHADLIGLQVYDTGGVLLGTVKSVQNHGAADLLEIHGPGLRATVLLPFTLDAVPTVDLTQGRIIADPPEGLF
- a CDS encoding GNAT family N-acetyltransferase, which translates into the protein MPFDIPVIETRRLELRGPEAQDYPDFKATFSSYRSRFMGGPLNPYEAWMLYAAEIGHWQVRGFGMWMIHDKASGETYGMAGGWQPAGWPEREIAWIIWPGAAGKGYALEAAHAARRHFYSELGWDTAVSYIDPKNLDSIRLAERLGAAKDHGAATIDGNDAVYRHPAPDALKDSQIAHGIDMEISHYADPLFKPEGWAID
- the rpsP gene encoding 30S ribosomal protein S16; its protein translation is MAMKIRLARGGSKKRPFYRIVAADSRMPRDGRFIEKLGTYNPLLPKDSEDRVKMDLERVQHWLDQGAQPTDRIARMLEAAGVRAKAERSNPKKGTPGKKAQERAEEKAAKAAEAAEAAADAE
- a CDS encoding chorismate mutase, producing the protein MTTDTQDPVARAAQLLKGHRESIDRLDAILVYTLGERFKHTQAVGRLKAEHDLPPSDPTREAAQIARLEDLADQADLDPEFAKAFLNFIIDEVIRHHKKHQE